The following are encoded together in the Lactuca sativa cultivar Salinas chromosome 1, Lsat_Salinas_v11, whole genome shotgun sequence genome:
- the LOC111885937 gene encoding APO protein 4, mitochondrial: protein MKNPRLWCNTIMVQGLIGITRHYRSNPKVDFKKLRPMILKRIENRAKYYPVKDMIPVAYDVVRSRSLLIQGVSTLLQVIPIWSCKFCQEVYIGEKGHAIKTCHGYKRHSKNKPHEWIKGGINDILVPVNTFHLKTMFQNVIKHDERFDYNRIPAILELALQAGADFDFDHEGISGNKIECLNVESLSPNDLRVISEGTLKAWEVVRSGVQKLMMVYSAKVCKYCSEVHVGPSGHKARLCGVFKYERWRGGHFWKKAEVDDLVPEKVVWFRRPQDPVVLEDKWRSFYGHAPAVVDLCTKGGAVAPIKYYCMMKLQGLSADVAFKTR, encoded by the exons ATGAAGAATCCGAGACTATGGTGTAACACAATCATGGTGCAAGGGTTAATTGGGATCACTCGACACTACAGATCAAATCCAAAAGTAGATTTTAAGAAACTGAGGCCAATGATTCTGAAGAGGATCGAGAATCGAGCCAAATATTATCCAGTAAAAGACATGATCCCTGTTGCTTATGATGTCGTTAGATCAAGAAGCCTTTTGATTCAAGGCGTATCCACTCTTCTCCAAGTAATACCCATCTGGTCTTGCAA ATTCTGTCAAGAAGTATACATTGGTGAAAAGGGTCACGCAATCAAAACCTGCCATGGGTACAAACGTCATTCCAAGAACAAACCCCACGAATGGATCAAAGGAGGTATAAATGACATTCTTGTCCCTGTAAACACATTCCACCTAAAAACCATGTTCCAAAATGTGATCAAACACGATGAAAGATTCGATTACAACCGAATACCCGCAATTCTTGAACTCGCGCTCCAAGCAGGTGCCGATTTTGATTTTGACCACGAGGGTATATCCGGAAACAAAATTGAATGTTTAAATGTTGAATCTTTATCACCCAATGATCTGAGGGTAATTTCGGAAGGAACTTTAAAGGCATGGGAGGTGGTTAGATCGGGTGTTCAAAAGTTGATGATGGTTTATTCGGCTAAAGTTTGTAAATATTGTTCGGAGGTTCACGTGGGCCCATCTGGACATAAGGCGCGATTGTGTGGGGTGTTTAAGTATGAGAGGTGGCGTGGAGGGCATTTTTGGAAAAAAGCAGAGGTTGATGATTTGGTGCCTGAAAAGGTGGTGTGGTTTCGTAGGCCTCAAGATCCGGTTGTTCTTGAGGATAAGTGGCGGTCATTTTACGGACATGCCCCCGCGGTGGTTGATTTGTGTACGAAAGGTGGTGCGGTGGCACcgattaagtattattgtatgATGAAACTTCAAGGGTTATCTGCTGATGTGGCATTTAAGACTCGCTGA